In Zobellia roscoffensis, the following are encoded in one genomic region:
- a CDS encoding leucine-rich repeat domain-containing protein, translated as MKSLLSYLVLFCITVHMVLAKVPNKEIESLVALYNSTNGESWQRSWDISADVSTWEGVTVRNNHVVEINLFNNNLQGVIPSSIGDLEKLETLNLAFNGITGELPKEIAQLSRLRVLKIEMNRIKGELPLELGRMRSLMELTAFNNFITGSIPESIGEIKNLKILNLSSNSLKGNIPKSVGGLAQLESLGLFENTLEGSIPSEIGGLTKLKELVLANNQLGGAVPEEFGQLASLEVLQIQNNKFDSFKNLQSMDEKQFLVFDYDKEDDKIDFKNVEYGRTRMADTKFEDEE; from the coding sequence ATGAAAAGTCTATTGAGTTACTTAGTGCTTTTTTGCATCACGGTGCACATGGTTTTGGCCAAAGTTCCAAACAAAGAAATAGAATCGCTTGTAGCGCTCTATAATTCTACTAATGGAGAGTCATGGCAAAGAAGCTGGGATATATCTGCCGATGTTAGTACATGGGAAGGTGTTACGGTTAGAAACAATCACGTTGTAGAAATCAATCTTTTTAATAATAATCTTCAGGGGGTTATTCCTAGTAGTATTGGAGATCTTGAGAAATTAGAAACGTTGAATTTGGCTTTCAATGGTATAACAGGTGAATTGCCTAAAGAAATTGCTCAATTATCTAGATTACGTGTTTTGAAGATTGAAATGAACCGTATAAAAGGAGAGCTTCCGTTGGAATTAGGAAGAATGAGAAGCTTAATGGAGCTTACCGCTTTCAATAACTTTATAACCGGGAGCATTCCTGAAAGTATAGGAGAGATTAAAAACCTAAAAATATTAAACTTATCTAGTAACAGTTTAAAAGGTAACATACCAAAATCAGTAGGTGGTTTAGCGCAGTTAGAAAGCTTAGGTCTTTTTGAGAATACGCTAGAAGGAAGCATTCCTTCAGAAATAGGTGGACTCACAAAATTAAAAGAACTTGTACTTGCCAATAACCAATTGGGAGGAGCGGTACCAGAAGAGTTTGGTCAGTTGGCAAGCTTAGAGGTGTTACAGATTCAGAATAACAAGTTTGATTCATTCAAAAACCTACAATCAATGGATGAAAAGCAGTTCTTGGTTTTTGATTATGATAAAGAAGATGATAAGATAGATTTCAAAAATGTTGAGTATGGCAGAACTAGAATGGCCGATACTAAATTTGAAGACGAAGAGTAG
- a CDS encoding Gfo/Idh/MocA family protein yields MSKIGVGIIGTGSIVHTYVKCLSEIDGVQIIGLCTKSADRVEEVKSEFGLPAYSDYKSFLSLPEINLVGVCNESGKHSEAIEAAAKAQKHILSEKPLEVTTHKIDRLIALCKKQKVVLGCVLQNRCSPDYQRVEKAVKSGKLGKLLMGNASINWYRSKAYYSKSNWRGTIELDGGAAFINQGIHTIDLLMNLMGEAVSVYANVQTRIHKIEGEDVGAALVNYANGAMGTITAGTALFPGYPERVEVYGEKGSIIMEGGKIIAWNIQGENTPTLDSETLGSGAADPTTIGHQNHKIVLQDMVESIRESRNPMVDGAEARKSVALINAIYQSSREKKQVQL; encoded by the coding sequence ATGTCTAAAATTGGAGTCGGAATTATTGGAACGGGTTCCATTGTTCACACCTATGTAAAATGTTTATCGGAAATTGATGGCGTTCAGATTATTGGTCTTTGTACAAAATCTGCAGATAGGGTAGAAGAGGTGAAATCCGAATTCGGTTTACCTGCGTACAGTGATTATAAATCCTTTTTATCGCTTCCGGAAATTAATTTGGTAGGTGTTTGCAACGAAAGTGGCAAGCATAGTGAGGCGATTGAGGCTGCTGCCAAGGCTCAGAAACATATTTTAAGCGAAAAACCACTTGAGGTAACTACACATAAAATAGATAGACTTATCGCTTTGTGTAAAAAGCAGAAGGTGGTGTTGGGCTGCGTACTTCAAAATAGATGTAGTCCGGATTATCAACGTGTGGAAAAGGCGGTGAAATCTGGTAAACTAGGTAAGTTACTAATGGGTAATGCCAGCATCAATTGGTATCGCTCCAAAGCGTATTATTCAAAAAGTAATTGGCGAGGCACTATTGAGTTGGACGGAGGAGCCGCTTTTATAAATCAAGGTATTCATACCATAGATTTATTGATGAACCTTATGGGAGAGGCTGTCTCGGTCTATGCCAATGTGCAAACTAGAATTCATAAAATTGAAGGAGAAGATGTGGGAGCGGCTTTGGTAAATTATGCGAATGGTGCAATGGGTACCATAACGGCCGGTACAGCATTATTTCCGGGATACCCAGAACGTGTTGAGGTATACGGAGAGAAAGGAAGTATTATTATGGAGGGAGGAAAGATTATTGCTTGGAATATTCAAGGAGAAAATACGCCAACATTAGATTCAGAAACACTGGGAAGCGGAGCCGCCGACCCAACGACTATCGGGCACCAAAACCATAAAATTGTACTTCAAGATATGGTAGAATCTATTCGTGAGAGTCGTAATCCCATGGTAGATGGGGCAGAGGCAAGAAAATCTGTAGCGTTAATAAATGCTATCTATCAATCTTCAAGAGAGAAAAAACAAGTACAACTATAG
- a CDS encoding efflux RND transporter periplasmic adaptor subunit, giving the protein MNTRKIVLTVLGIVLIIVSVYAAISIVNSKRTPRPKPEKVIKTVFVDTVKNGNVSIVIPANGNLSAKQRVELYSEVQGVFKKGSKLFKAGQGYRSGETIIRIDASEYAASVQSAKSNLYNLITSIMPDLRLDYPEIFPKWQKYLTDFDMSKGTPALPEMTDEKERYFISGRGILTNYYNVKNLEQRLSKYRISAPFSGILTEALVTEGTLVRSGQKLGEFINTDVYELEVAIGKAYSDLLKVGEKVELVNLNGTKTYSGKVARINGSVDLASQTIRAYIDVKDENLREGMYLEANLDAREEEDAIEIDRALLLEDDKVFVVRDTILDIVDVKPVYFSDKKVVLKGVPDGLTIVSKPVVGAYAGMLVKVFDENNTKTKE; this is encoded by the coding sequence ATGAATACACGAAAGATTGTCCTCACCGTACTTGGCATTGTACTAATTATAGTCTCAGTTTATGCCGCAATTTCAATTGTAAATAGCAAAAGGACTCCCAGACCAAAACCAGAAAAAGTTATTAAAACTGTTTTTGTAGATACAGTTAAAAACGGAAACGTTTCCATAGTCATTCCTGCAAACGGTAATTTAAGTGCTAAACAAAGAGTAGAGTTATACTCAGAAGTTCAGGGTGTGTTTAAAAAGGGGAGCAAACTTTTTAAAGCAGGGCAAGGGTATAGGTCTGGTGAGACTATCATTCGTATAGATGCTTCGGAATATGCGGCAAGTGTACAATCGGCAAAAAGTAACTTATACAATTTAATTACTTCCATAATGCCAGATTTAAGATTGGATTATCCTGAGATATTTCCAAAGTGGCAAAAATATCTTACGGATTTTGATATGTCTAAAGGTACTCCTGCATTGCCTGAAATGACAGATGAAAAGGAAAGGTATTTTATATCTGGCCGTGGTATACTTACTAATTATTATAACGTAAAAAATTTAGAACAACGACTGTCAAAATATAGAATTTCAGCTCCTTTTAGTGGTATTCTTACGGAAGCTTTGGTTACGGAAGGTACATTGGTTAGATCAGGTCAAAAACTTGGAGAGTTTATTAATACCGATGTCTATGAGCTGGAAGTAGCCATAGGCAAAGCCTATAGCGACCTCTTAAAGGTTGGCGAAAAGGTAGAATTGGTAAACCTTAACGGAACTAAAACCTATAGCGGAAAAGTAGCGCGAATAAATGGAAGCGTAGATTTAGCCTCTCAGACTATTAGGGCCTATATAGATGTTAAAGATGAAAACCTGAGAGAGGGTATGTATTTAGAAGCTAATCTAGATGCTAGAGAAGAAGAAGATGCTATTGAAATTGATAGAGCACTTTTGCTTGAAGACGATAAAGTTTTTGTGGTACGTGATACCATTCTCGATATTGTAGATGTAAAGCCCGTTTATTTTTCTGACAAAAAGGTAGTGCTGAAAGGAGTTCCAGACGGATTAACTATTGTTTCAAAACCAGTAGTGGGTGCCTATGCCGGTATGTTGGTGAAGGTTTTTGATGAGAATAATACAAAAACCAAAGAATAA
- a CDS encoding CPXCG motif-containing cysteine-rich protein, which translates to MYEHFFQCPYCWEDISMLLDPSIKKQTYVEDCEVCCNPIEITPEFQENELIAFNARDIEQ; encoded by the coding sequence ATGTACGAACATTTTTTTCAATGCCCATATTGTTGGGAAGACATCTCAATGCTTTTAGACCCATCCATAAAAAAGCAGACCTACGTAGAAGATTGTGAGGTCTGCTGTAATCCTATTGAAATTACTCCTGAATTTCAAGAAAACGAATTGATTGCTTTTAATGCTCGTGATATTGAGCAGTAG
- a CDS encoding ABC-F family ATP-binding cassette domain-containing protein, which produces MLNIHNLSVSFGGEYLFEEISFRLNGGDRVGLIGKNGAGKSTLLKMLSKDMPIDSGTIAMEKNIKIGFLRQDIDFVLGRTVLEESYQAFEEIKALELKLDDINHQLAERTDYESDIYHQLMVDLSDITHRYEILGGYNYQGETEKILLGLGFKREDFDKKTDTFSGGWRMRIELAKLLLQSNDVLLLDEPTNHLDIESIIWLEQFLKGYAGAVVIVSHDKMFLDNVTNRTIEISLGRIYDYGKPYSEFLLLRGEIKEQQMNALKNQEKEIQQAERLIEKFRAKSSKASMAQSLIKKLDKMDRIEVDQDDNAVMNLRFPVSITPGKVVAEIDELAKSYGEKDVLKGINLLLERDSKTAFVGQNGQGKSTLAKIMVGDLDYEGKMKLGHNVQIGYFAQNQAEYLDGSKTILDTMIDAANEKNRSKVRDILGSFLFKGDEVEKYVKVLSGGERNRLALAKMLLQPFNVLVMDEPTNHLDIQSKNVLKQALQNFDGTLVLVSHDRDFLQGLTNKVYEFKDKAIKEYLGDIDYYLDQRKVEDFRAIEKKQEVQKKSVAPKSSADDFKEQKKLKSLKNRLSSVESDIAKLEKEIAEIDHQLLMDYDKTIAVPNFFDGYEKKKKQLEQMMGKWEEITLELENY; this is translated from the coding sequence ATGTTGAATATCCATAACCTTTCCGTTTCTTTTGGCGGAGAATATCTTTTTGAGGAAATATCCTTTCGTTTGAATGGTGGTGATCGGGTAGGCCTGATTGGTAAAAACGGAGCAGGTAAATCAACATTATTAAAAATGCTTTCCAAAGATATGCCTATAGATTCGGGAACCATTGCAATGGAGAAGAATATTAAAATAGGTTTTCTCCGTCAGGATATAGATTTTGTTTTGGGGCGTACTGTTTTAGAAGAGTCGTATCAAGCATTTGAAGAAATAAAGGCATTAGAGCTCAAACTAGATGACATCAACCATCAATTGGCAGAGCGTACGGATTATGAAAGCGATATCTATCATCAACTCATGGTGGATTTGAGCGATATAACCCATCGCTACGAAATTTTGGGCGGATATAATTACCAAGGTGAAACTGAAAAGATATTACTAGGGCTTGGTTTTAAGCGTGAAGATTTTGATAAAAAAACCGATACTTTTTCCGGTGGATGGCGAATGCGAATTGAATTGGCTAAACTTTTATTGCAAAGCAATGATGTACTGCTACTGGATGAGCCTACTAACCACTTGGATATTGAATCTATTATTTGGTTAGAGCAGTTTTTAAAGGGGTACGCGGGGGCGGTTGTGATTGTTTCTCATGATAAGATGTTTTTAGATAATGTTACCAATCGTACCATAGAGATTTCTTTAGGACGCATCTATGATTATGGCAAGCCTTATTCTGAGTTTCTTTTGTTGAGAGGAGAAATAAAAGAGCAACAGATGAACGCTCTAAAGAATCAAGAAAAAGAAATTCAGCAAGCAGAACGTTTGATCGAGAAGTTCCGTGCAAAGAGTTCTAAAGCTTCAATGGCACAATCGCTTATTAAAAAATTGGATAAGATGGACCGTATAGAGGTGGATCAAGATGACAATGCTGTCATGAATTTGCGTTTTCCGGTTTCTATAACGCCAGGTAAGGTTGTGGCAGAAATAGATGAGCTTGCTAAGAGTTATGGAGAAAAAGATGTACTAAAAGGTATTAATCTTCTTTTAGAGCGCGATAGCAAGACAGCTTTCGTGGGGCAGAATGGCCAAGGTAAATCTACATTGGCTAAAATAATGGTAGGCGATTTAGACTACGAAGGTAAAATGAAGCTGGGCCACAATGTGCAAATAGGATACTTTGCGCAGAACCAAGCGGAATATCTAGACGGTAGCAAAACCATTTTAGATACAATGATTGATGCTGCTAATGAAAAAAACAGAAGTAAGGTAAGAGATATTCTAGGCTCGTTTTTATTTAAAGGAGATGAGGTAGAAAAGTATGTAAAAGTACTTTCCGGTGGTGAGCGTAACCGTCTGGCTTTGGCTAAAATGCTATTGCAACCATTTAACGTTTTGGTGATGGATGAGCCAACCAATCACTTGGATATTCAATCTAAAAATGTATTGAAGCAGGCCTTACAGAATTTTGATGGTACGCTTGTTTTGGTTTCTCACGATAGAGATTTTCTTCAAGGATTGACCAATAAGGTCTATGAGTTTAAGGATAAAGCGATAAAAGAATATTTGGGTGATATAGATTATTACCTAGATCAACGTAAAGTAGAAGATTTTAGGGCGATTGAAAAAAAGCAGGAAGTTCAGAAAAAAAGCGTCGCGCCAAAATCTAGTGCAGACGATTTTAAAGAGCAGAAGAAACTAAAATCACTAAAAAACAGGCTCAGTTCTGTAGAGTCAGATATTGCCAAGCTTGAAAAAGAGATAGCTGAAATAGACCATCAACTATTAATGGACTATGATAAAACCATTGCTGTTCCCAACTTTTTTGATGGGTATGAGAAGAAGAAAAAGCAACTGGAACAGATGATGGGTAAATGGGAAGAAATTACTTTGGAGCTAGAGAATTACTAA
- a CDS encoding efflux RND transporter permease subunit, which translates to MRNIISYFIKYHVAVDVFVLAFMVFGIFGALSLKSSYFPLSDSKNISINITYPGASPQEVEEGIVLKIEDNLKGLEGVDRVTSTARENSGVINVEILKGYDIDFMLLEVKNGVDRVPSFPTGMEPLIVSKLEAVRETITFAVSGDHIPLATLKEIGRQVENELRTIDGISQIEMSGYPLEEIEIAVNENSLLAYNISFAEVSQAVANANILVTGGNIKTDAEEYLIRANNRAYYGDELSNMVIRADASGSTIRLKDVAIIRDRFEESPNASYFDGNLSVSASITSTNTEDLLGSAEKVKEYIEDFNNKHNNIKLSVVSDRSITLNQRTELLTENAIVGMILVLIFLSLFLNTRLAFWVAFGLPISFLGMFVFAGYFDVTINVLSLFGMIIVIGILVDDGIVIAENIYQHYEKGKTPVQAAIDGTMEVIPPIISAIITTMLAFSIFLFLDGRIGEFFSEVSVIVILTLVVSLVEALIILPAHLAHSKALKPMDKEPKTAIGRAFAKLRVINEMGDRFMVWMRDKAYSPALRFGLRYKVLMFAFFVMGLVLTLGSIGGGIVRTAFFPRVASDRVSIDLLMPNGTNEKVTDSIISLIEEKSVIVNQELTEKYLKGTGKVLFENTIKRIGPGTSAASLDINLLPGEERPDAIGSDMVTNRLQELVGPVIGVESLIYGSGGNFGGSPVSVSLLGNNISELKAAKKELKAVLENNALLKDVADNDPAGIKEIRLQLKENAYLLGLDLRTVMNQVRAGFFGSQAQRFQRGQDEIKVWVRYDRENRSSITDLDEMRIATPDGNRVPLKEIATYIIERGDVAINHLEGQREIQVSADIKNEKTTSATDVMNDIRTNVMPEIQSRYPTVTASYEGQNREAKKMSDSITVVGLSVLMLIYITIAFTFRSFSQPLLLLLLVPFSLTAVAWGHWIHDFPVNILSMLGIIALIGIMVNDGLVLISKFNGNLRDGMKFDDAIYEAGRSRFRAIFLTSITTIAGLAPLLLERSRQAQFLKPMAISIAYGIAFATVLTLLLLPLFLSFSNRIKVTTKWLKTGDDITKEEVERAIKEQKEEEHMAEQPRPMLNGASHDELKGSEIDDSTSSETNLKKPE; encoded by the coding sequence ATGAGGAATATCATCTCTTATTTTATAAAGTATCACGTAGCGGTAGATGTCTTTGTTCTAGCCTTTATGGTGTTCGGTATCTTTGGTGCACTTTCGCTGAAGTCCAGTTATTTTCCACTATCAGATTCTAAGAACATTTCAATCAATATTACCTACCCAGGGGCATCGCCTCAGGAGGTAGAAGAAGGTATTGTGCTCAAGATCGAAGATAATCTTAAGGGGCTTGAAGGTGTAGATAGGGTTACTTCCACGGCACGTGAGAATAGTGGCGTTATTAATGTTGAAATATTAAAGGGGTATGATATTGATTTCATGCTTTTGGAAGTCAAGAACGGCGTAGATAGAGTACCATCTTTCCCAACAGGAATGGAGCCTTTAATTGTATCCAAATTAGAAGCAGTTAGGGAGACTATAACTTTTGCCGTAAGTGGTGACCATATTCCGTTGGCGACCTTAAAGGAGATTGGTAGACAGGTAGAAAATGAGCTGCGCACCATAGATGGTATTTCTCAAATAGAAATGAGCGGTTATCCTTTAGAAGAAATAGAGATAGCGGTCAATGAAAATAGTTTACTGGCTTACAATATATCGTTTGCTGAGGTTTCTCAGGCTGTAGCCAATGCTAATATTCTCGTTACAGGGGGTAATATAAAGACAGATGCAGAGGAGTATTTGATACGGGCTAACAATAGAGCTTATTATGGAGATGAGCTGTCTAATATGGTTATTCGTGCGGATGCCTCGGGTAGTACAATTAGATTAAAAGATGTGGCCATCATTAGAGATCGCTTTGAAGAGTCTCCAAATGCTTCTTATTTTGATGGGAACCTTTCGGTAAGTGCTTCTATTACAAGTACAAACACAGAAGATCTTTTAGGCTCTGCAGAAAAAGTAAAGGAATATATAGAGGACTTCAATAACAAGCACAACAATATAAAGTTGAGTGTGGTGAGTGATCGTAGTATCACTTTAAACCAGCGTACGGAATTGCTTACTGAAAATGCCATTGTAGGTATGATTTTGGTACTCATATTTCTATCGTTATTCTTAAATACGCGTTTGGCTTTTTGGGTAGCTTTCGGTTTACCTATTTCCTTTTTGGGGATGTTCGTTTTTGCTGGCTATTTTGATGTTACCATTAACGTATTGTCACTTTTCGGTATGATTATCGTAATTGGTATTTTGGTAGATGATGGTATTGTAATAGCAGAGAATATCTATCAGCATTACGAAAAAGGAAAGACTCCGGTACAAGCCGCTATTGACGGCACTATGGAAGTGATACCGCCAATTATTTCGGCAATTATTACCACTATGCTGGCATTTTCTATCTTCTTGTTTTTAGATGGAAGGATAGGTGAGTTTTTTAGTGAAGTTTCTGTAATCGTAATTCTAACTCTGGTGGTCTCGTTGGTGGAGGCGCTCATTATTTTACCTGCGCATTTAGCACATTCAAAGGCGTTGAAACCTATGGATAAGGAGCCGAAAACGGCAATTGGCAGGGCTTTTGCCAAGTTAAGGGTTATCAATGAAATGGGCGACCGCTTTATGGTTTGGATGCGTGATAAAGCGTATAGTCCCGCTTTGCGCTTTGGATTGCGGTATAAAGTATTAATGTTCGCTTTTTTTGTCATGGGATTGGTTCTTACCTTAGGCTCAATTGGTGGCGGAATTGTAAGAACAGCCTTCTTTCCCAGAGTGGCCAGTGATCGTGTTTCAATAGATTTATTAATGCCTAATGGAACTAACGAGAAGGTTACAGATTCCATAATCTCATTAATTGAAGAGAAATCCGTAATAGTAAATCAAGAACTAACGGAAAAGTATTTAAAAGGAACGGGTAAGGTTCTTTTTGAAAATACAATCAAAAGAATTGGCCCGGGAACTTCTGCGGCATCATTAGATATAAACCTTCTGCCAGGAGAGGAAAGACCAGATGCTATAGGTTCGGATATGGTTACGAATAGGCTGCAAGAATTAGTGGGGCCGGTTATTGGGGTTGAAAGCCTTATTTACGGTTCTGGAGGTAATTTTGGTGGTAGTCCGGTTTCTGTATCTCTATTGGGTAATAATATTTCAGAGTTAAAGGCGGCCAAAAAAGAGCTTAAGGCGGTGCTGGAAAACAATGCTTTGTTGAAGGATGTAGCGGACAATGACCCAGCAGGTATTAAGGAAATTAGACTTCAATTAAAGGAAAACGCATACCTTTTAGGGCTTGACCTTCGTACGGTAATGAATCAGGTAAGAGCTGGTTTTTTCGGTTCTCAGGCGCAACGTTTTCAAAGAGGACAAGATGAAATTAAAGTGTGGGTGAGATACGATAGAGAAAACCGTTCTTCCATTACGGATTTAGATGAAATGCGTATTGCTACGCCAGATGGCAACCGAGTGCCTTTAAAAGAAATAGCTACGTACATCATAGAAAGAGGAGATGTAGCCATAAACCACTTGGAAGGGCAACGTGAGATTCAAGTGTCTGCCGATATTAAGAACGAGAAAACAACGAGCGCAACAGATGTTATGAATGACATCCGTACGAACGTAATGCCAGAAATTCAGTCAAGATATCCTACGGTGACCGCCTCTTATGAAGGTCAGAATAGGGAAGCGAAGAAAATGTCCGACTCAATAACCGTTGTTGGACTTTCTGTTTTAATGCTGATTTATATTACTATAGCATTTACATTTAGAAGTTTCAGTCAGCCTTTATTGCTTCTTCTGCTCGTTCCGTTTAGTTTAACAGCGGTAGCTTGGGGGCATTGGATCCATGATTTTCCAGTGAATATTTTATCCATGTTGGGTATCATTGCTCTAATAGGTATTATGGTAAATGATGGTCTCGTACTCATTAGTAAGTTTAATGGCAATCTCCGTGACGGAATGAAATTTGACGATGCTATTTATGAAGCAGGGCGCTCTCGTTTTAGAGCTATATTCTTAACATCTATAACTACTATTGCAGGTTTGGCCCCATTATTATTGGAGAGAAGTAGACAGGCACAGTTCTTAAAGCCAATGGCCATTTCCATTGCCTATGGTATTGCTTTTGCAACGGTGCTTACATTGTTATTGTTACCCTTATTTTTGTCTTTTAGTAATAGAATAAAAGTGACTACTAAGTGGTTGAAGACGGGTGATGATATTACCAAAGAAGAAGTGGAGCGCGCCATAAAAGAACAAAAGGAGGAAGAGCATATGGCAGAACAGCCAAGGCCAATGCTAAACGGAGCTTCCCATGATGAACTAAAAGGTTCAGAAATAGATGATAGCACATCATCCGAGACCAATTTAAAGAAACCAGAATAA
- a CDS encoding DUF983 domain-containing protein — MLKKGNKLYSILTGSCPKCHEESMYEDTNPYHLGKIFDMHERCSTCGTKYKIEPSFFYGAMYVSYGVGIAFAVAAFVISFLFIGASLTTTFIAIVITMIVFMPLIIRLSRNIWINFFIGYDVNAAANHHKRVSDNISG, encoded by the coding sequence ATGTTAAAAAAAGGAAACAAACTATACAGCATTTTAACAGGAAGTTGTCCCAAATGCCATGAAGAGAGCATGTATGAGGACACGAATCCTTATCATTTAGGCAAAATTTTTGATATGCATGAACGTTGCTCTACTTGCGGAACGAAATATAAAATAGAACCTTCCTTTTTTTATGGTGCTATGTACGTTAGTTACGGTGTAGGAATTGCTTTTGCCGTAGCCGCTTTTGTTATCAGTTTTTTGTTCATTGGTGCAAGTTTAACCACTACTTTTATTGCCATTGTTATAACCATGATAGTTTTCATGCCGTTAATTATTAGGCTATCCAGAAACATCTGGATTAATTTTTTCATTGGTTATGACGTAAATGCAGCTGCCAATCACCATAAAAGAGTTAGCGATAATATTTCTGGGTAA
- a CDS encoding TolC family protein produces MITKYIAALGFLFLTVALSAQEKRLSKEEAVRLALENNFGIKVAGNQVRIADNNQGLLNSGYLPSLTGTAGANYNELNSTTAYPDQFNADGTPREDLDIDHAESQSFNGALNLNYTLFDGLGRLYNYKRLKEQYQLTELQARETIENTLLQLFSVYFEVARLTENENVFKQALEISTDRITRAEYAFEYGQNTKLDILNAQVDVTNDSINLLNTKQLLANAKRDLNVIVNQSLSETFQVDTIVRFVPRLQLDELIGQAKENNVTILQAERNLAINEYDIKVNSSGYLPTIGLNGSYGWNLNQSAPNSFLPGQVIPGSNRTSLTFGLGASLTWNLFDGGRTSTLVRNSKIAYENQEIQQEQVALEVDRDILNALASYVNRLNVYQIQEQNVLTNENNFERSKEQFQLGRITSIEFRQAQINLLNAQTNKNLAKYDAKLAELQLLQLTGQLLNVDF; encoded by the coding sequence ATGATTACAAAATATATAGCCGCTCTTGGCTTTCTTTTTCTTACCGTGGCATTGTCTGCTCAAGAAAAACGACTATCAAAAGAAGAAGCGGTTCGCTTAGCTCTAGAAAATAACTTTGGAATTAAGGTAGCCGGAAATCAAGTGAGAATTGCCGATAATAATCAGGGGTTGCTCAATTCAGGGTATTTGCCAAGTTTAACGGGTACGGCAGGAGCTAACTATAACGAATTGAATAGTACAACTGCATATCCGGATCAGTTTAATGCAGATGGTACGCCAAGGGAAGATTTAGATATTGACCATGCGGAGTCTCAATCTTTTAATGGAGCTTTAAATCTAAATTACACTTTGTTTGACGGTTTAGGTAGGTTGTACAACTACAAGAGGTTAAAAGAGCAGTATCAGCTTACAGAACTTCAAGCTAGGGAGACTATAGAGAATACGCTATTGCAATTATTCAGTGTTTATTTTGAAGTGGCTAGACTCACTGAGAATGAAAACGTGTTTAAGCAAGCCCTTGAAATTTCTACAGATCGTATTACTAGGGCAGAGTATGCTTTTGAATATGGTCAGAATACAAAGCTAGATATATTAAACGCTCAAGTAGATGTTACTAATGATAGTATCAACCTATTGAATACAAAACAACTGTTGGCCAATGCCAAGAGAGATTTAAATGTAATTGTAAATCAAAGCCTAAGTGAAACGTTTCAGGTAGATACCATTGTTCGTTTTGTGCCTAGGTTACAGTTAGATGAGCTTATAGGCCAGGCAAAGGAAAATAACGTAACCATACTTCAAGCGGAGCGTAATTTGGCTATAAATGAATATGATATTAAGGTGAATAGTTCTGGGTACTTACCAACAATAGGTCTTAACGGTTCGTATGGTTGGAACTTAAACCAAAGTGCTCCTAATTCATTTTTGCCGGGTCAGGTTATTCCCGGTAGTAACCGTACAAGTCTTACTTTTGGTTTGGGCGCTAGTCTTACATGGAATTTATTTGATGGCGGTAGGACTTCCACCTTGGTAAGGAATTCTAAAATTGCTTATGAAAATCAAGAGATACAGCAGGAGCAGGTAGCTTTAGAAGTTGATCGTGATATTCTAAATGCTTTGGCCAGTTATGTAAACCGATTAAATGTGTATCAGATTCAAGAGCAGAATGTATTGACCAACGAAAATAACTTTGAAAGGTCAAAGGAGCAATTTCAGTTGGGTAGGATAACGTCTATTGAGTTTCGTCAGGCGCAAATAAACCTTTTGAATGCACAAACCAATAAAAACTTGGCCAAGTACGATGCTAAGTTGGCAGAACTTCAATTGTTACAACTTACCGGACAACTTCTCAATGTAGATTTCTAA